ACGCGGCGGAGGTCGCGGACAACGCCCGCGAGGGCGACCAGTTCGGGGTCAAGTCCTCGCTGGAGGGCATCGACATCGCGGGTGTGAACTCCTACAAGGACGGCGTGGTCAGCCGCCTGTACAAGGGTCTCCAGGGCTTGGTGAAGGCCAACAAGGTCACGCTGGTGCAGGGCGCGGGCACGTTCGTCGGCGGCACCACCGTCGAGGTCGACGGGCAGCGCTACACCGGCAAGAACGTCGTCCTGGCGACCGGTTCCTACGCGCGCAGCCTGCCGGGCCTGGAGATCGGCGGCCGGGTGATCACCAGCGACCAGGCGCTGAACCTGGACTTCATCCCGGAGAAGGTCGTCGTGCTCGGCGGCGGCGTCATCGGCGTCGAGTTCGCCAGCGTGTGGTCCTCCTTCGGCGCGGACGTGACCATCGTGGAGGCCCTGCCCCGCCTGGTCCCCGCCGAGGACGAGTACGCGTCCAAGCAGCTCGAGCGGGCCTTCCGCCGCCGGGGCATCAAGTTCAAGACCGGCGTCAAGTTCACCGGCGCCACCCAGACCGACACCGGCGTCTCGGTGACCCTGGAGTCCGGCGACGTGCTCGACGCCGACCTCCTGCTGGTCGCCGTCGGCCGCGGCCCGAACACCGCGGGCCACGGCTACGAGGAAGCCGGCGTCCAGCTCGACCGCGGGTTCGTCGTCACCGACGAGCGCCTGCGCACCAACCTCCCGAACGTCTACGCCGTCGGCGACATCGTGCCCGGCCTGCAGCTCGCGCACCGCGGGTTCCAGCAGGGCATCTTCGTCGCGGAGGAGATCGCCGGGCAGAACCCCAAGGTCATCGACGAGGCGGGCATCCCGCGTGTCACCTACTGCAAGCCGGAGGTCGCCTCGGTCGGCCTCTCCGAGGCGGCGGCCAAGGAGAAGTACGGCTCGGTGGAGACGTTCGTCTACGACCTCGCGGGCAACGGCAAGAGCCAGATCCTGAAGACCGCGGGCGGCGTCAAGCTGGTCAAGGCCCCCGACGGTCCGGTGGTGGGCGTCACGATGGTCGGCGAGCGGGTCGGCGAGCTGATCGGCGAAGCCCAGCTGATCTACAGCTGGGAGGCCTACCCCGAGGACGTGGCTCCGCTGGTCCACGCCCACCCGACCCAGACTGAAGCCCTCGGCGAGGCCTTCCTCGCCCTGGCCGGCAAGCCGCTGCACGTGCACGGCTGACCGTCCCAACTCCAGTCAGCCGATCCACGACCCACGCACGAGGAGTCAGCGAACGATGGCCTTCTCCGTCCAAATGCCCGCACTCGGCGAGAGCGTCACCGAGGGCACGGTCACCCGCTGGTTGAAGCAGGAGGGTGACCGCGTCGAGGTCGACGAGCCGTTGCTGGAGGTGTCCACCGACAAGGTCGACACCGAGATCCCGTCCCCCGCGGCCGGCGTGCTCCAGAAGATCGTCGCCCAGGAGGACGAGACCGTCGAGGTCGGCGCCGAGCTCGCCGTCATCGGCGACGGCGACGACGCGGGCTCCGACTCGGCGCCGGTGCAGCAGTCCGCACCCGAGGCTCCGGCCGAGACGCCCGCCGCCACGGCCCCCGCCGAGGAGGCCAAGCCGGACCCGCAGCCCGAGCCCCAGGCCCAGGCGCCCGCCCAGTCCGGTGGTGCCGCCGAGGGCACCCCGGTGACCATGCCCGCGCTGGGCGAGAGCGTCACCGAGGGCACCGTCACCCGCTGGCTGAAGTCGGTCGGCGACTCGGTCGAGGTGGACGAGCCGCTGCTGGAGGTGTCGACGGACAAGGTCGACACCGAGATCCCGTCCCCGGTCGCCGGCACCCTGCTGGAGATCACCGCGGGCGAGGACGAGACCGTCGAGGTCGGCGGTCAGCTGGCCGTCATCGGCTCCGGCAGCCCGGCCCCGCAGGCGTCGGCCCCCGCGCCCGCCCCGGCTCCGGCCCAGGAAGCGCCCAAGCCCGCGCCGGCCCCCGAGGCCCCGAAGCCCGCCGCCGCTCCGGCTCCGGCCGCTGCTCCGGCTCCGGCCCCGGCCCCGGCCGCTCCGGCTCCCCAGGCTGCTCCGGCTCAGTCCGCGCCGGCCGCCGCCCCCGCCTCCTCGGAGGAGTCGAACGGCCAGCCGTACGTGACGCCGCTGGTCCGCAAGCTCGCCGCCGAGAACGGCATCGACCTCGGCACGCTCAAGGGCACCGGCGTCGGCGGCCGCATCCGCAAGCAGGACGTGCTCGCCGCCGTCGAGGCCGCCAAGGCCCCGGCTCCCGCGCCGGCCGCCCCCGCCGCACCGGCCGCGTCCGCGCCGGCCCAGCGGGTCGCCACCCCGGCCGTGGACAACAGCGGCAAGCGCGGCACCGTGCAGAAGCTGCCCCGCCTGCGCCAGATCGTGGCCCAGCGGACCCGCGAGTCGCTGCAGGTCTCCGCGCAGCTCACCCAGGTGTTCGAGGTGGACGTCACCAAGATCGCCCGGCTGCGCAACAAGGCCAAGGCCGCGTTCGAGCAGCGC
This DNA window, taken from Saccharothrix variisporea, encodes the following:
- the lpdA gene encoding dihydrolipoyl dehydrogenase, with protein sequence MTDTSADLVILGGGSGGYACAFRAAELGLSVVLVEKDKLGGTCLHRGCIPTKALLHAAEVADNAREGDQFGVKSSLEGIDIAGVNSYKDGVVSRLYKGLQGLVKANKVTLVQGAGTFVGGTTVEVDGQRYTGKNVVLATGSYARSLPGLEIGGRVITSDQALNLDFIPEKVVVLGGGVIGVEFASVWSSFGADVTIVEALPRLVPAEDEYASKQLERAFRRRGIKFKTGVKFTGATQTDTGVSVTLESGDVLDADLLLVAVGRGPNTAGHGYEEAGVQLDRGFVVTDERLRTNLPNVYAVGDIVPGLQLAHRGFQQGIFVAEEIAGQNPKVIDEAGIPRVTYCKPEVASVGLSEAAAKEKYGSVETFVYDLAGNGKSQILKTAGGVKLVKAPDGPVVGVTMVGERVGELIGEAQLIYSWEAYPEDVAPLVHAHPTQTEALGEAFLALAGKPLHVHG
- the sucB gene encoding 2-oxoglutarate dehydrogenase, E2 component, dihydrolipoamide succinyltransferase produces the protein MAFSVQMPALGESVTEGTVTRWLKQEGDRVEVDEPLLEVSTDKVDTEIPSPAAGVLQKIVAQEDETVEVGAELAVIGDGDDAGSDSAPVQQSAPEAPAETPAATAPAEEAKPDPQPEPQAQAPAQSGGAAEGTPVTMPALGESVTEGTVTRWLKSVGDSVEVDEPLLEVSTDKVDTEIPSPVAGTLLEITAGEDETVEVGGQLAVIGSGSPAPQASAPAPAPAPAQEAPKPAPAPEAPKPAAAPAPAAAPAPAPAPAAPAPQAAPAQSAPAAAPASSEESNGQPYVTPLVRKLAAENGIDLGTLKGTGVGGRIRKQDVLAAVEAAKAPAPAPAAPAAPAASAPAQRVATPAVDNSGKRGTVQKLPRLRQIVAQRTRESLQVSAQLTQVFEVDVTKIARLRNKAKAAFEQREGTKLTFLPFFAKAAVEALKQHPVLNASIDEEKKEVVYHGAEHLGIAIDTERGLLNAVIANAGDLNLAGLSHKINDLASRARANKLTPDELTGGTFSLTNLGSNGALFDTPIIQQPQVGILGVGMVKKRAVVITDENGDDTIAIRSMAYLALTYDHRLVDGADAGRFLTTMKNRLEEGAFEADLGL